The following proteins are co-located in the Argopecten irradians isolate NY chromosome 9, Ai_NY, whole genome shotgun sequence genome:
- the LOC138330777 gene encoding uncharacterized protein → MGPQTYSLLRNIMIPDLPSTKTYDEIVTALKGNFMPEPLVIAERFRLHNRSQKEEESVADYVVGLKKLAARCEYGNFLQQALRDRLVCGLRNEFIQKKLLAVKDL, encoded by the coding sequence ATGGGGCCTCAGACCTACAGTCTGTTAAGAAATATCATGATACCAGATTTACCCAGTACTAAGACGTACGACGAAATTGTGACAGCCCTCAAAGGAAATTTTATGCCTGAACCCTTAGTCATAGCAGAGAGGTTTAGATTACACAACCGCAGTCAGAAGGAGGAGGAAAGTGTAGCGGATTATGTCGTGGGTTTGAAGAAATTAGCAGCTCGATGTGAGTACGGTAACTTTCTCCAACAAGCTCTCAGAGACAGACTTGTTTGTGGCCTTCGTAATGAGTTTATTCAGAAGAAACTATTAGCAGTCAAGGATTTGTAG